The Streptomyces sp. 135 sequence CGGCTCGTTCCTCGGCGCGGTGCCGGGGCTGACCACGGGCCCCGACACGCTGGGCTGGATAGCGGCTCGGATCGCCTGGCTCCCGGTTCTCGCGGCGCTGCTGGTCCTGATAGGCCGTTACGCCCGAGGCTTCGAGGCGCCGTGGAAGCGCGCGAGCCACGCGAGGCGGGCGCTCGCCGGAGTCCTGGCGGCCGGGTTCGCGGTGTTCGCCCTGGGCCTCGCGTGAAGCAGGTTCAGACGCTCTCCGACGTCTTGCGGGCACCGGCGTACGTATCGATCTTGTAGTCGAGGACCGAGAGGGTGTCCTGCAACTCGGCGATGCGGCTGCGGACATCGCGCCGGGTGCGCTCCAGAAGCTCCTGGCGCTCGGGGAAGGTGTGCTGACCCTCGCGGACGAGCTCCGCGTAGCGGACCATGTCCGCCACCGGCATCCCGGTCAGGCGGAGCTTGCCGACAAGGGCCAGCCAGTCCAGGTCGCGATTGCGGTAGCGGCGCTGGCCCGTGTGGGAGCGGTCGATGTGGGGCATCAGGCCGATCCGCTCGTACCAGCGCAGGGTGTAGGCGGTGAGACCGGTGAAGGCGGCCACCTCGCTGATCGTGTAGTGGTCCTGGCCGTCCGGGCGCGGGGGCCCGGCGGGTGCCGAGGCGCAGGGGTCGACCCCCCGGGCCGGGCGGGCGGGTGCGGGCGTGGTCTCCATCACCGTCATGCCCTCACGCTAGAACCTTGGAGTGCGCTCCAAGCAAGTGGGTTCGGGAGAAAAGAGGGGGCGTCTCATTTCTTGGTCACTGGTGACCACCTGACGTCACGGTGCTTCGCAGGGAGGAATTAGGCTCTTGGGCATGCAGAGCTTGGGGATGATCGAGAACTGGCCGGTGTCCACCGCTGCCGCCGCTGTCGTCCGTGCGGACGGGACGGTCGCAGGCAAGCACGGGCCGACGCACCACCGCTTCGCCCTCGCCTCGGTCACCAAGCTGCTCGCGGCGTACGCGGCGCTGGTCGCGTACGAGGAGGGTGCGGTCGAGCTCGACGAACCCGCCGGACCCCAGGGGTCGACGGTGCGGCATCTGCTCGCGCACACCAGTGGGCTCGCCTTCGACGAGCACCGGGTGATGTCGGCGCCGGGGACGCGGCGGCTGTACTCCAACGCGGGGTTCGAGGTGCTGGGCGATCACATCGCCAAGGCGACGGACATCCCGTTCGGGGAGTATCTGCGGCAGGCCGTGCTGGAGCCGCTCGGCATGACCGCCACCGCGTTGGAAGGCGAGGGTTCGCCCGCCAAGGACGGGGTGTCCACCGTCGACGACCTCGTCAGGTTCGCCGCGGAGGTGCAGGCGCCTCGGCTGCTGGACGCGCGGACGGTGGCCGTGGCGATGACGGTGACGTATCCGGGGCTGAAGGGTGTACTGCCGGGGTACGGGCATCAGAACCCCAACGACTGGGGGCTCGGGTTCGAGATCCGGGACTCCAAGGCACCGCACTGGACGGGGAGTTCGTCTTCGCCTCGGACGTTCGGGCACTTCGGGCAGGCCGGGACGTTCCTGTGGATCGACCCGGACGCGGGCGCGGCCTGCGTCGCCCTCAGCGATCGGCCCTTCGGGCCCTGGGCCGTCGAGGTGTGGCCCCCGTTCACCGACGCGGTGCTCGGAGAGCTCTGAGGCTCCGGCCCCACACCACCCACTCCGCCTGCCCCCCGCCTACTCCCCCACTTGCTCTCCGCCTACTCCCCCGCCATCTCCCACACCAGCAGTTCCGCCGAGGCGTCGCCCACGGCCACCGCCTCCACGCCCGTCTCGGCTGTGATCCGCGCCGAGTCCCCGGCTGTCAACCGCTCCTCGCCGAGCCGTATCTCGCCGCGCACCACGTGGACGTAGACGAAGGGGGAGTCCGGCAGCGCGGTCCGTTCGGCCGGGGCCAGGCGGCGGGTGTGCAGCAGGGCGCCCGCGCCGGGGATCTCGTACGGGGTCGAGTCGGCGATGCCGTGGATGACGGCGTAGGACGGGTCGCCGCCCGGCGCGAGGGGGGCCAGCCACATCTGGATGAAGACGAGAGGAGCCTGGCCGTCGTTGCGTTCCACGTGGCGGACGCCGCCCGCCGCGGACAGGTGCTGGACGTCGCCGGGGCGGACCAGTGACTCGCGGCCCGTCGAGTCGCGATGGGTCAGTTCGCCCTCGACGACCCAGGTGACGATCTCGGTGTGGCTGTGCGGATGTTCGTCGAAGCCCGCGCCGGGCGCGAGGCGTTCTTCGTTGCAGGCCAGGATCGCGCCGAAGCGGAGGTTGTCGGGGTCGTAGTGCGGTCCGAAGGAGAAGGCGTGGAAGGACTCGATGCCCGCCGCCGCCTCCCCGCCGCGGTACCGGTCGCCGGAGCGCCGTACGTCTATCACGCACCCCACGTTAGCCCCGGCACCGCATGTGCCCGCCCCGATAAGGCAGTCTTGTCCCCGTGCCCGAACCCTCAGCGAACGAAGACCACCAGGAGTCCCGGCCGGGGTTCCCGCCCGGTTCCCCGCAGGAGCCGGGATCCGGGCCCCGCCAGGACCGCCGCACCCCCCACGCGCACACCGCGACCCTCAAGCGCCTGGAGAAGTCGTCAGGGAGCCTCGCGGCGCAGGCCATCGCACGCATGGACGAGACACTGTCCTGGTACCGGGCGATGCCGCCGGAGAACCGCTCCTGGATCGGCCTGGTCGCCCAGGCCGGTATCGCCGCGTTCACCGAGTGGTTCCGGCATCCGGACGCTCCGCAGGCCATCTCCACCGACGTCTTCGGCACCGCTCCCCGCGAGCTGACCAGGGCGATCACCCTGCGGCAGACCGTGGAGATGGTGCGTACGACGATCGAGGTGATGGAGTCCGCCATCGACGAGGTGGCGGCCCCGGGAGACGAATCCGTCCTCCGTGAGGCGCTGCTCGTCTACGCCCGCGAGATCGCCTTCGCGACCGCGCAGGTGTACGCGCAGGCCGCCGAGGCACGCGGTGCCTGGGACGCCCGGCTGGAGTCGCTGGTCGTGAACGCCGTGCTCTCCGGGGAGGCCGACGAGGGAGCCGTCTCCCGCGCCGCCGCGCTCGGGTGGAACTCCCCCGAGCACGTCTGCGTGCTGCTCGGTACCGCACCGGACGGCGACAGCGAGCTCACCGTCGAGGCCATCCGCCGGGCCGCCCGGCATGCGAAGCTCCAGGTCCTGACGGGGGTGCTCGGTGCTCGCCTGGTGGTCATCGCGGGCGGCAGCGACAACCCGCTGGCGGTCGCGAAGGCGCTGATCGGCCCGTATGCCGCCGGTCCCGTGGTGGCCGGGCCGGTCGTCCCTGATCTGCTCGCCGCCACGCGTTCCGCGCAGGCCGCGGCCGCCGGGCTCAAGGCGTGCGCCGCCTGGCAGGACGCCCCGCGGCCCGTCCTCGCGGACGATCTGCTGCCCGAGCGAGCCATGGCCGGGGATCCGGCGGCCCGCGAGCAGCTGGTGGAGGAGATCTACAGACCACTCGAGGAAGCGGGCTCCGCGCTCCTGGAGACGCTCAGTGTCTATCTGGAGCAGGCGAGCAGCCTCGAAGGCGCGGCCCGGATGCTCTTCGTCCACCCCAACACCGTGCGCTACCGGCTTCGACGTGTGACTGACGTCACCGGCTGGTCGCCCTCCGATGTGCGCTCCGCGTTCACGCTCCGGATCGCGCTCATCCTGGGACGTCTGGCCGACGGGGATCCCCAGTCGTAGAGCTTTTGTCGGGCTCCTACAATTCCCCCAGCCGTTCTTCGTCCCTGTCCCCACGGGCGGCTTACGCCGTCGACAAGAGAGAGTGTGAGAGTGCTCGTACTCGTCGCTCCCGGCCAAGGCGCTCAGACGCCCGGCTTCCTGACCCCCTGGCTCGACCTCCCCGGCGCGGCAGACCGCCTCGGTGCCTGGTCGGACGCCATCGGGCTCGACCTTGCCCACTACGGCACGCAAGGCGACGCGGACGCGATCCGCGACACCGCCGTGGCGCAGCCGCTGCTCGTGGCCGCCGGACTGCTCTCCGCCGCGGCACTCGGTGACATCACGCCGGGCGCGGTCGCCGGACACAGCGTCGGTGAGATCACGGCCGCCGCGTACACCGGTGTCATCGGTGATGACGACGCCCTGCGCCTGGTGCGCAAGCGCGGTCTCGCCATGGCCGAGGCCGCCGCCGTCACGGAGACCGGCATGGCGGCACTGCTCGGTGGCGACCCGGAGATCACCGTCCCGCACCTGGAGAAGCTCGGCCTGACCCCGGCCAATGTGAACGGCGCGGGCCAGATCGTGGCCGCCGGCACCAAGGAGCAGCTGGCCGCGCTGGAGGCCGACAAGCCCGAGGGTGTGCGCAAGGTCGTCGCCCTCAAGGTCGCGGGCGCCTTCCACACGCGGCACATGGCTCCGGCGGTGGCCCGGCTGGAGGAGGCCGTCAAGGGCCTCACCCCCGCCGACCCGAAGTTCACGTACGTCTCGAACCGCGACGGCAAGCCGGTCGCCACCGGCGCCGAGGTGATCGAGCGCCTCGTCGGCCAGGTGGCCAACCCGGTCCGCTGGGACCTGTGCATGGAGACGTTCAAGGATCTGGGCGTCACGGCGCTGATCGAGGTGTGCCCCGGCGGCACGCTGACCGGTCTGGCCAAGCGCGCGCTGAAGGGCGTCCAGACGCTCGCGGTGAAGACCCCCGATGACCTCGACGCGGCCCGCGCGCTCGTCGCCGAGCATTCCTGAGCCGACGACAGACAAGGAGCCGTAGCGCATGTCGAAGATCAAGCCCAGTCAGGGCGCCCCGTACGCGCGGATCATGGGCGTCGGCGGCTACCGGCCCACCCGTGTCGTGCCGAACGAGGTGATCCTGGAGACGATCGACTCGTCCGACGAGTGGATCCGTTCCCGCTCGGGCATCGCCACCCGCCACTGGGCCTCCGACGAGGAAACCGTGGCCGCGATGTCGATCGAGGCGGCGGGCAAGGCGATCGCCGACGCGGGCATCACGCCCGAGCAGATCGGCGGCGTGATCGTCTCGACGGTCTCGCACTTCAAGCAGACCCCGGCCATCGCGACCGAGATCGCGGACAAGATCGGCGCGGGCAAGCCCGCCGCGTTCGACATCTCCGCGGGCTGTGCCGGCTTCGGTTACGGCCTGACGCTGGCCAGGGGTATGGTCACCGACGGCTCGGCCGAGTACGTCCTGGTCATCGGCGTGGAGCGGCTGAGCGACCTCACCGACCTGAGCGACCGCGCGACGGCGTTCCTGTTCGGCGACGGTGCCGGTGCCGTGATCGTCGGCCCCTCCAAGGAGCCGAGGATCGGCCCCACGGTGTGGGGCTCGGAGGGCGACAAGTCCGAGACGATCAAGCAGACCGAGTCCTGGGAGGCGTACCGCAACGGCGCCCCCGACAAGTTCCCTGCCATTACGCAGGAAGGCCAAGCGGTGTTCCGCTGGGCCGTGTTCGAGATGGCGAAGGTCGCCCAGCAAGCGCTGGACGCGGCCGGAATCACCGCGGACGACCTGGATGTCTTCATTCCGCACCAGGCCAACGAGCGGATCATCGACTCGATGGTGAAGACTCTGAAACTGCCGGAGCACGTCACGGTCGCCCGTGATGTGCGCACCACCGGTAACACCTCGGCCGCCTCGATCCCGCTCGCGATGGAGCGGCTCCTGGCGACCGGCGAGGCGAAGAGCGGCGACACCGCGCTCGTCATCGGCTTCGGGGCGGGTCTCGTGTACGCCGCCACGGTCGTTACCCTCCCCTAGGCGTCTCGTACGGATCATCCGGTCCGTCCCCAGGACGCCACACCCTCTGGATACATAAGAAGGAGCGCCAACATGGCCGCCACTCAGGAAGAGATCGTCGCCGGTCTCGCGGAGATCGTGAACGAGATCGCCGGCATCCCGGTCGAGGACGTCCAGCTGGACAAGTCCTTCACCGACGACCTGGACGTCGACTCGCTGTCCATGGTCGAGGTCGTCGTCGCCGCCGAAGAGCGCTTCGACGTCAAGATCCCGGACGACGACGTCAAGAACCTCAAGACGGTCGGCGACGCGACCAAGTACATCCTCGAGCACCAGGCCTGATCAGGCCGTGCTCAGTCGCCACCCGGCGGTGGCGCCGCTGATCCCCTCAACACCGTGGAGAAATTTCCTGTGAACTCGACCAATCGCACCGTGGTCGTCACCGGTATCGGCGCAACCACACCGCTGGGTGGCGACGCAGCCTCGACGTGGGAGGGCCTGCTCGCGGGCCGTTCCGGCGTCAGCACGCTGGCGCAGGACTGGGCAGCCGAGCTGCCCGTCCGCATCGCCGGTCAGATCGCCGTGGAACCGGGCGAGGTCATCCCCCGCCCGCAGGCGCGCAAGCTGGACCGCTCGGCGCAGTTCGCGCTGATCGCGGCCAAGGAGGCCTGGGCCGACGCGGGCTACACCGCGAAGGCCGGCGAGGACACCTCGGTCGACCCGCACCGCCTCGGCGCGGTCATCGCCTCCGGAATCGGTGGCGTGACGACCCTCCTGGACCAGTACGACGTGCTCAAGGAGAAGGGCGTACGCCGCGTCTCCCCGCACACCGTGCCGATGCTGATGCCCAACTCCCCGGCGGCCAACGTCGGCATCGAGCTGGGCGCCCACGCGGGCGTCCACACCCCGGTGTCGGCCTGCGCCTCGGGCGCGGAGGCCATCGGCTACGCGGTCGAGATGATCCGTACCGGCCGCGCCGACGTCGTCGTCGCGGGCGGCACGGAGGCGGCGATCCACCCGCTGCCGATCGTCGCGTTCGGCAACATGATGGCGATGTCGAAGAACAACGACGACCCGCAGGGCGCCTCGCGCCCCTACGACGCGGACCGCAACGGCTTCGTGCTCGGTGAGGGCGCCGGCGTCGTCGTCCTGGAGTCCGAGGAGCACGCCAAGGCCCGCGGCGCCAAGATCTACGCGGAGGCCGTCGGCCAGGGCATCTCGGCCGACGCGCACCACATCACGCAGCCCGAGCCGTCCGGCAACGGCATCGCCGCGGCGTTGCAGAACCTCATCGACACGACGGACCTCAAGCCGGCCGAGATCATGCACGTGAACGCGCACGCCACCTCGACGCCGCAGGGTGACGTCGCGGAGATCAAGGCGCTGCGCAAGGCCTTCGGCGACGACGTCGACCACATGGCGATCTCCAGCACCAAGTCGATGACGGGTCACCTGCTCGGTGGCGCGGGCGGCGTGGAGACCGTGGCCACGGTCCTCGCGCTCAAGAACCGCGTCGCTCCGCCGACGATCAACATCCAGAACCTCGACCCGGAGGTCGACGCGGACGTCGTCCGCGACGAGGCCCGCCCGCTGCCCGAGGGCAGGATCGCGGCGCTGAACGACTCGTTCGGCTTCGGCGGTCACAACGTCGTCCTGGCGTTCAGGACCGTCTGACGCGGTCGGCCGTGTGACGCGGTCGGCCGTGTGACGCGGTCGTACGTAACTGGAAGGGCCCCCACCGCATGGTGGGGGCCCTTCCGGTTACCCGGCGGAGATGTCAGACGACCTGGTGCAGCCAGCGCACCGGCGCACCCTCGCCCGCGTACCGGAAGGGCTCCAGTTCGTCGTCCCACGGCTTGCCGAGGAGCTTGGCGAGCTCGGCCTCCAAGTCGCTCTCGCCGCGCTGCGAGCGGGCCAGGGCGGCGCGCAGGCGGTCCTCGGGGATGAGGATGTCGCCGTGCAGGCCGGTCACGGCGTGGAAGATGCCGAGGTCGGGCGTGGCGCTGTACCGCTCGCCCTCGGCGGTGGCGCAGGGCTCCGCCGTGACCTCGAAGCGCAGCAGATCCCAGCCGCGCAGGGCCGAGGCCAGCTTGGAGGCGGTGCCCACCGAGCCCTGCCAGGAGAATTCGGATCTCCAGGTGCCCGGCGCCGCGGGCTGCCTGATCCAGTCGAGGCTCACACGCGCGCCGAGCACGCCCGCGACGGCCCACTCGACGTGTGGGCACAGCGCGCGCGGAGCGGAGTGCACGTACAGAACTCCACGTGTCGTCACCGGGACCTCCAGTGTGGGTCGAGGTTCGCCTTCCCCAGCGGCCTCGCGCCCGTGCCGAGCAATTTTCCCCAAATGCTAGAGAAACCTGGGAAAAGGGGACAGATGTGACGTGATGTAATTTAGCGGAACCACAGCAGCAGGGCGTCACCGGGTGGATCACCCGCCTGTCGCCACCCGTGACAGCAGGGCCAGACAGCTACGGGGCGAGGCTACCGTGCGGCGGGGCAAGGAGTGTGACGTACCGTCGGTCCGAGGGGCAGGAAAGTCCGACCTTTCACCCGGCGGGGCGCAACCCCGGGCACGCGCACGACGTCACGTTGAACGACAGAGGGGACCAGGGGATGCGCAACCGCAGGCACCGCTCACGCTCGCGCGGCGCCGTCGCCCTCGCGGCGGCGGCCCTCCTCGGCACCGCGACGCTCTCCGCCTGCGACGCGCAGGGCGGCAACGCCTCGGCCCCCGGCGCCTCCGCGCATGTCGGCCCCTCCCCCAAACCGACCCCCACCTGGGACACCACGCCCCGTTCCCTGGCGGCCGTCGGTGACTCCATCACGCGTGGCTTCGACGCCTGTTCGGTGCTCTCCGACTGCCCCGAGGCGTCCTGGGCGACCGGCACGGGCCCCGAGGTGAAGAGCCTCGCGACGCGGCTGCTGGGGAAGCGGCGGGCCGCCTCGCACAGTTGGAACCACGCGAAGAGCGGCGCCCGCATGGCGGATCTGCCGGGGCAGGTGGCCCGCGCCGTCACCGAGCGGCCCGAGCTGGTGACCGTGATGGTGGGCGCCAATGACGCCTGCCGGCCGACGGCCGCGTCGATGACGCCGGTCGACGACTTCCGCGCCGACTTCGAGCAGGCGATGCGCACCCTGCGGCGCTCGCTGCCGAAGACGCAGGTGTACGTGGCGTCCGTACCGGATCTCAAGCGGCTCTGGTCGCAGGGGCGCACCAATCCGCTGGGCAAGCAGGTGTGGAAGCTGGGCATCTGCTCCTCGATGCTGAGCGATCCGGACGACCTCGGTGCCGCGGCGTCCGAGCGGCGCGACACCGTGCGTGAGCGCGTGGTGGCGTACAACGAGGTCCTTGAGGACGTGTGCGACAAGGACCGTCGCTGCCGGTACGACGGCGGGGCGGTCTTCGACTACCGCTTCGACGGCGACCAGTTGAGCCACTGGGACTGGTTCCACCCCAGCAAGAACGGGCAGTCGCGCCTGGCCGAGCTGGCCTACCGGCAGGTGACGGCGCGCAAGCCGGTCGCGTAGGCGGGGGCGGGCGGCGGCCCGGGCATAGGGTCGCGGGCATGCGCAGTGAACTCTTCGGCACGCTCCCCGACGGCACGTCCGTCCACCGCTGGACCCTGGAAAGGGGCGGGGTGCGGGTGCGCGTGCTGACGTATGGCGGGATCGTGCAGTCGGCGCAAGTTCCGGACCGTTCCGGGCAGGTGGCGTCGGTGGCGCTGGGGTTCGAGGGGCTCGACGGCTATCTGGGCCATCCGGGGCCGTACTTCGGGGCGCTGGTCGGGCGGTACGCGAACCGGATCGCGGGCGGCGCCTTCACGCTCGACGGGCGCACGCACCGCCTCGCGCGAAACGACGGGCCGAACAGCCTGCACGGCGGTGAGCGCGGCTTCGACAAGCACGTCTGGGAGGCGGAGCCGGCCGGCGACCACGGGGTGCGGCTCTCGCGGGTGAGCCCGGACGGTGAGGAGGGCTATCCGGGGCGGCTCGCGGTCGCGGCGACGTACGCGCTGGACGCGGCGGGGGCGCTGACCATCGCGTACGAGGCGACGACCGACGCCCCGACCGTCGTGAACCTCACCAACCACACGTACTGGAACCTCGCGGGCGCCGGTTCCGGCAGCGCGCTCGGGCACGAGGTGCGGATCGCCGCCTCCCGGATCACTCCGACGGACGGCGCCGGGATTCCGACGGGGGTGTACGCGGACGTGGCCGGGACGCGCTTCGACTTCCGTTCGGCGCGGCCTGCCGGGCCGGGGCTCGACCACAACTACGTGCTCGACAAGGGCGTCACGGCCCGGCCGGTCCCGGTGGCCGCGCTGAGCGACCCCGCGTCCGGCCGAACGCTGAGCGTGGCGACGACGGAACCCGGGCTTCAGCTCTATACGGCGGATCACTTCGCGGCGGACCTGCCGTTCGCACCGGGTGACGGGATCGCGCTGGAGACGCAGCACTTCCCCGACTCCCCGAACCGGCCGGGCTTTCCCTCCGCGACGCTGCGGCCGGGCGAGGTGTACGCCTCGCAGACCGTGTACGGGTTCTCCGTACGCTGACCCCGCTCCGCCCTCGGACATCAGTTCCTCGGCGGTGCGCTGCGGGCCGGGGTGGACGAGGGAGAGCGTGCACCGGCCACCGCGCTCACCGCCCCGCCTTCGGGAGCTGCTGGGTCGCGCAGTGGATGCCTCCGCCGCCCTCACCGAGCGCGTCGACCGGGACCTGGGTGACCTCGCGGCCCGGGTACAGGTCCCGGGCGCTGCCCGTCGCGATTCCCGTGCCGGTCGCCCGGGGCGGGCCGGGCGAGGGGTACCCCTACGCCTGGTCCGTCTTCCGGTGGCTGGACGGCACGACTGGCCGGCCCCTCGCCGAGCCCGTCCTGTTCGCCCGGGACGTCGCGGGGTTCCTGGCCGCCCTGCGGGAGGTCGACCCCGCCGGTGCGCCCGCCGCCTTCCGCGGCGAGCCGCTGGCCGAGCGCGACGGTTCCACGCGTGCGGTGATCGCCCGGCTGCGCGGCACGGTGGACGCCGGGGCCGCGACCGCCGTGTGGGACGCCGCGTTGCGGGCCCCCGCGTGGGAAGGGCCCGCCGTGTGGCTGCACGGGGACCTGCAGCCGGGCAATGTCCTCGTCGACCGTGGGCGCCTCAGCGCGGTCATCGACTTCGAGTGCATGGGCGTGGGCGATCCGGCCGTCGACCTGATCGCCGCGTGGTACTTGATGGACGCCCCGGCCCGCGCGGCCTTCCGTGCCGCGCTCGGCCGGGCGGCGGACGACGCGATGTGGGCGCGCGGACGGGGCTGGGCCCTCACGATCGCCCTCAACGAACTCTCGTACTACCGCGGGACGAACCCCGTGATGGCGGACACCGCACGCCTCGTCATCGACCGGCTGACGGAGGAGGACTCCCCCGCACGCCGGCCGGTGTGACGCACGGCGTTCACGGCGCCGCGGCGAGGAGGTGGACCGCGAGGCCCGTGATGAGCGTGCTGGACGCGAGGGCCGTGATCAGGCGCCCCTTGCGGCCCGTCAGGACCCTGCCCAGGGCCGCCCCGCCGCCCGCGAGCAGCAGCTGCCAGCCGGCGGACGCCACGAAGGCGGCCAGCGCGAACGCCAGCTGCTCGGGACCCGTCAGCGACGCGGTGGTCGGGCCGCCGAGGACGAGCGCGGCGAAGTAGATCATCGTGGCGGGGTTCAGGAGCGTGAGGCCGAGCAGGGCGGCGTAGGCGCGGGCGGGGCCGAGCGGGGTGCCGGTCCCGCCGACGGCCGTGCCGGGATCGCGGTACTGCCGGATCGCCACGGCCGCTCCCCGTGCCGCCAGCGCGAGGAGCACCAGGACCGAGGCCCAGCGCAGGGGCGTCATGAGCGGCGCGATGAGGCGGGTGAGCGAGGTGCCGCCCACCGCGGCGACCAGGGCGTAGAGGCCGTCGGCGGTCGCGATGCCGAGGGCGGCGCAGGCGCCGGTCCGCAAGGACGTACGCGCAGTCAGAGCCACCAGGTAGGTCGCGACCCCGCCGACCGGCATGGCGATGCCGTAGCCCGCGAGGAGGCCCGCGATCAGGGCCGTGCTCACGCGAGCGCGGGGATCGGCCTCCGATCCGGCCCGGCCTGCTGCTGACCGCGCGCCGGAACGGCGACGGAGAGGGAGGCGGAGAGGGAGGCGGAGAGGGTCAGCGGCAGGGTGAGGGTGCCCGACGTGGCGGCCGGCATGGTGGTGGTCATGGGCCAGAGCGTCGCGGCGGCGCCCCCGCCCCGGCAACCGAATTACGCGCGGGGGCCCGGCGCGGGGCGCTCAGGCCATCAGGCCGCGCACATACCGCCCCAGCACCTCCCGTGCCGATTCCGGAGTCTGATGGCCCACCAGGACCTGCGCGGTGAGGCCCTCCGTCAGGGCGAGCAGGGCGCGGGCCTCGGCGGACGGGTCCAGGGCCGGGGACAGTTCGCCGGTGTCCTTGCCGTAGCCGAGCAGCCAGACGAGGAGTTCGTGCAGTTTGGCGTACGTCTCGCGGAGCACCGCCGCCAGTTGCCCGCTCACCGCCGCGTGCGCCACGAAGGCGCCCCAGACCTGCGCCTGCTCCCTGTCCTCCGCGTCGACGAGCGCGAGCGCGGACAGCGTGCGGTCCAGCAGGGTCGCGGCCGAGCGGGGCGCGTCGGACGTCTCGATGCGGGCTCTCGCGCGCTCGCCGACCCGCTGCGAGATGTCCTCCAGGGCGAAGAGCAGCATCTCGTCCTTGGTGCGGAAGCAGCGCTGGACCGCGCCCATCGACACCCGCGCCTCCGCGGCGACGTCGCGGAGGCTGACGGACTCCATCCCGGAGCGGGCGATCAGGAGGCAGACCGCTTCGGCGATGCGGCGGCGCCGCTCCTCGTAGTCGACCTGCTTGGGCATGGGCGTGGCCTCCCCGGATTGTGATGCGGTTGCATCATATCCCGTCGGCGAGGCATGATCGGGCCACACACGTTTCGATGCGTCCGCATCGGAACACGCCGCACAGGTAGGGGAGACACGTCCATGGCAAAGAGCACCACGAAGTCCTCGGGAGGCCTGCTGCCCCTCTTCGGTTGCATCCTGCTCGTGCAGGGCTTCGGCTCCGCCGTCACGGAAGCGGCGTGGGACACCTCCTTCGGCGTCTCCGCCCTGCTGCGCGAAGCCCACGCCCCCGCGTGGACGGACCTGCTCGTCGGTGTCGCCGGGTGTGTTCTGCTCGCCCTGGCCGCGCGCCGTCGGATCGCCCGGAGGACGCCGTAGCGCCCGCCCCTCCCGTCGCGCGATACTCCCGCCACCCCACCGGTTACGGAAGGACTCGCGTGCGTTCTCGATCTCTTGTGCTGTCTCGACTCGGTGCCCTCGGCGCCGCCGCCCTGCTCACCGGCCTCGCCGCCCCCGCGACCGCCACCGCCGCCCCGGACGCCGACGGCCGTCCCGCCACCGTCGAGGAGAAGCGGCTCGACCGCGCCGTCCCGCAGGAGATCCTGCGGCGCAGCGGATTCGACTCCGTCGCCCCGGAGTTCGCCCGGGCCCTCGGCAAGGCCCGCTCCTACGACCAGGCGCGGCGTCTCGTCGTACGCGAGGGAAGGTCGCTGTGGCGGCGGGCCGTCGACCGGGCTCAGGGGCGCGGTCCCGTCGGAGGGGAGCTGAGCCGGGACGACGACCGGCCGCTGTACTGGGCCCGGCTGGGGATGACGCGTGAGCTGCGGCAGTGGGAGCCCGGCCGCTTCTCCCTCGGCGAGGGCGGGCGGGACCGGCTGATACGGGCGTTGGAGTCCGCCTCACGCGGGCAGGACGACGTGCGCCTGCCTCATGGGCGGGGGCACACCAAGCGGATCCTCGTGACCGGGTTCGACCCGTTCACGCTCGACAGGGACGTCCGCATCAGCAATCCGTCGGGTGCCACCGCGCTCGCCCTGGACGGCACGGTGATCCGCACCGCCGACGGGCCCGCCCGCATCGAGGCGGTCACGTTCCCCGTCCGGTGGCAGGACTTCGCCGACGGCGCCGTAGAGCGTGCGCTGCGGCCGCACCTTCCGCGCGTCGACCTCTTCACCACCATCAGCCAGGGCCGGGTGGGCCGCTTCGACATCGAGCGGACCAACGGGGCCTGGCGCGGCGGCTTCCCCGACAACGAGAACGTCTCCAGGACGGAGACCGTGCCGGTGAACGACCCTGCCTCGCAGCCCC is a genomic window containing:
- the fabF gene encoding beta-ketoacyl-ACP synthase II — protein: MNSTNRTVVVTGIGATTPLGGDAASTWEGLLAGRSGVSTLAQDWAAELPVRIAGQIAVEPGEVIPRPQARKLDRSAQFALIAAKEAWADAGYTAKAGEDTSVDPHRLGAVIASGIGGVTTLLDQYDVLKEKGVRRVSPHTVPMLMPNSPAANVGIELGAHAGVHTPVSACASGAEAIGYAVEMIRTGRADVVVAGGTEAAIHPLPIVAFGNMMAMSKNNDDPQGASRPYDADRNGFVLGEGAGVVVLESEEHAKARGAKIYAEAVGQGISADAHHITQPEPSGNGIAAALQNLIDTTDLKPAEIMHVNAHATSTPQGDVAEIKALRKAFGDDVDHMAISSTKSMTGHLLGGAGGVETVATVLALKNRVAPPTINIQNLDPEVDADVVRDEARPLPEGRIAALNDSFGFGGHNVVLAFRTV
- a CDS encoding DUF3145 domain-containing protein codes for the protein MTTRGVLYVHSAPRALCPHVEWAVAGVLGARVSLDWIRQPAAPGTWRSEFSWQGSVGTASKLASALRGWDLLRFEVTAEPCATAEGERYSATPDLGIFHAVTGLHGDILIPEDRLRAALARSQRGESDLEAELAKLLGKPWDDELEPFRYAGEGAPVRWLHQVV
- a CDS encoding SGNH/GDSL hydrolase family protein, with amino-acid sequence MRNRRHRSRSRGAVALAAAALLGTATLSACDAQGGNASAPGASAHVGPSPKPTPTWDTTPRSLAAVGDSITRGFDACSVLSDCPEASWATGTGPEVKSLATRLLGKRRAASHSWNHAKSGARMADLPGQVARAVTERPELVTVMVGANDACRPTAASMTPVDDFRADFEQAMRTLRRSLPKTQVYVASVPDLKRLWSQGRTNPLGKQVWKLGICSSMLSDPDDLGAAASERRDTVRERVVAYNEVLEDVCDKDRRCRYDGGAVFDYRFDGDQLSHWDWFHPSKNGQSRLAELAYRQVTARKPVA
- a CDS encoding aldose epimerase family protein; its protein translation is MRSELFGTLPDGTSVHRWTLERGGVRVRVLTYGGIVQSAQVPDRSGQVASVALGFEGLDGYLGHPGPYFGALVGRYANRIAGGAFTLDGRTHRLARNDGPNSLHGGERGFDKHVWEAEPAGDHGVRLSRVSPDGEEGYPGRLAVAATYALDAAGALTIAYEATTDAPTVVNLTNHTYWNLAGAGSGSALGHEVRIAASRITPTDGAGIPTGVYADVAGTRFDFRSARPAGPGLDHNYVLDKGVTARPVPVAALSDPASGRTLSVATTEPGLQLYTADHFAADLPFAPGDGIALETQHFPDSPNRPGFPSATLRPGEVYASQTVYGFSVR
- a CDS encoding aminoglycoside phosphotransferase family protein; the encoded protein is MPPPPSPSASTGTWVTSRPGYRSRALPVAIPVPVARGGPGEGYPYAWSVFRWLDGTTGRPLAEPVLFARDVAGFLAALREVDPAGAPAAFRGEPLAERDGSTRAVIARLRGTVDAGAATAVWDAALRAPAWEGPAVWLHGDLQPGNVLVDRGRLSAVIDFECMGVGDPAVDLIAAWYLMDAPARAAFRAALGRAADDAMWARGRGWALTIALNELSYYRGTNPVMADTARLVIDRLTEEDSPARRPV
- a CDS encoding LysE family transporter, with the translated sequence MSTALIAGLLAGYGIAMPVGGVATYLVALTARTSLRTGACAALGIATADGLYALVAAVGGTSLTRLIAPLMTPLRWASVLVLLALAARGAAVAIRQYRDPGTAVGGTGTPLGPARAYAALLGLTLLNPATMIYFAALVLGGPTTASLTGPEQLAFALAAFVASAGWQLLLAGGGAALGRVLTGRKGRLITALASSTLITGLAVHLLAAAP